One genomic window of Manihot esculenta cultivar AM560-2 chromosome 16, M.esculenta_v8, whole genome shotgun sequence includes the following:
- the LOC110603996 gene encoding uncharacterized mitochondrial protein AtMg00810-like has translation MTTVHLVLVLAAAHNWYLHQLDVNNTFLHGDLNEEVYMILPSALGYVQSKSDHSLFTKKRDVFFTTLLVCVDDIILAGNNMEEIYTVEFFLDTSFKINDLEELKFFLDLEIGRSPKGIILNQRKYALEILSNVGYLASKPVKTPMDTTHKLQQDKGSLLDDCATYRRLVGRFLYLTTTIPDLSFAVQQLTKSNFKLKGFSDLDWTDCINTRKSVTGFYVFLGSTLISWKFKKKTTVSRLFSKAEYRALAAVTRELRWLTYLRDDLQVSHHITSFNLL, from the exons ATGACCACAGTACATTTAGTTCTTGTTTTAGCTGCTGCACATAATTGGTATCTGCACCAATTAGATGTAAATAATACTTTTTTACATGGTGACCTTAATGAAGAAGTATACATGATTTTGCCTTCTG CCCTTGGATATGTACAAAGCAAGTCGGACCACTCACTGTTCACAAAGAAGAGAGATGTTTTCTTTACTACTTTGCTAGTTTGTGTAGATGATATCATTTTGGCAGGAAATAACATGGAGGAGATATATACAGTCGAATTCTTTCTCGATACTTCTTTCAAAATCAATGATCTAGAAGAACTAAAATTTTTTCTAGATTTGGAAATTGGAAGATCTCCAAAAGGGATTATCCttaatcaaagaaaatatgcCCTGGAAATTCTTTCTAATGTAGGATACTTAGCTTCCAAGCCAGTCAAAACTCCCATGGACACTACTCACAAATTGCAACAAGACAAGGGTTCTCTACTTGATGATTGTGCAACTTACAGAAGGTTAGTGGGTAGATTCTTATATCTTACCACAACCATACCTGACCTTAGCTTTGCAGTTCAACAACTCA CCaaatctaattttaaattaaaaggttTCAGTGATTTAGACTGGACTGACTGCATTAACACTCGCAAATCAGTTACAGGTTTTTATGTCTTCTTAGGCTCAACCTTAATTTCTtggaaatttaaaaagaaaactaCTGTCTCTCGTTTATTTTCTAAAGCTGAATATAGAGCACTTGCAGCTGTAACCCGTGAACTTCGATGGCTCACTTACCTCCGTGATGATCTTCAGGTTTCTCACCACATCACTAGCTTTAATCTACTGTGA